One window of the Microtus ochrogaster isolate Prairie Vole_2 chromosome 10, MicOch1.0, whole genome shotgun sequence genome contains the following:
- the Errfi1 gene encoding ERBB receptor feedback inhibitor 1, giving the protein MSTAGVAAQDIRVPLKTGFLHNGQALGTMKTCWSSRSEFENNFLNIDPITMAYSLKSPAQEHLTTLGCAARSAPVSGHFFAEYGPSPKSSLPPLIIPPSDSSGQREEDQVVCGFKKLSVNGVCTSTPPLTPIKHCSSPFPCASPCDRGSRPLPPLPISEDLSLDEADCEVEFLTSSDTDFLLEDCAPSDFRYGVPGRRSFRGCGQINYAYFDTPTVSVADLSCASDQNRVVPDPNPPPPQSHRRLRRSHSGPAGSFNKPAIRISSYAHRASPSSDEDKPEVPPRVPIPPRPAKPDYRRWSAEVTSNTYSDEDRPPKVPPREPLSRSNSRTPSPKSLPSYLNGVMPPTQSFAPDPKYVSSKALQRQSSEGSANKVPCILPIIENGKKVSSTHYYLLPERPPYLDKYEKYFREAEETDPSTQIQPLPAACGMASATEKLASRMKTDMGSHGKRKHLSYVVSP; this is encoded by the exons ATTAAAAACTGGATTTTTGCATAATGGCCAAGCCTTGGGGACTATGAAGACCTGCTGGAGCAGTCGCAGTGAATTTGAAAA taACTTTCTAAATATTGATCCAATCACCATGGCCTACAGTCTGAAGTCCCCTGCTCAAGAGCACCTAACAACTCTCG GGTGTGCTGCGCGGTCTGCTCCGGTGAGTGGCCACTTCTTTGCAGAATATGGCCCGTCTCCAAAGTCAAGCTTGCCTCCTCTTATTATTCCCCCAAGTGACAGCTCAGGACAGCGTGAAGAAGATCAAGTTGTGTGTGGTTTTAAGAAACTCTCGGTGAATGGGGTCTGCACGTCCACACCTCCGCTTACACCCATCAAACACtgctcttcccctttcccctgtGCCTCTCCATGTGATCGGGGCTCTCGTCCGCTCCCCCCATTGCCCATCTCTGAAGACCTGTCTCTGGATGAGGCCGACTGTGAGGTAGAATTTCTAACCAGCTCAGACACGGACTTCCTTTTAGAAGACTGTGCCCCTTCTGATTTCAGATATGGCGTTCCTGGCAGGCGAAGCTTCCGTGGGTGCGGACAGATCAACTATGCATATTTTGACACCCCAACTGTCTCTGTAGCAGATCTCAGCTGCGCGTCTGACCAGAATAGAGTGGTTCCAGATCCAAACCCTCCCCCGCCTCAAAGCCATCGCAGATTAAGGAGGTCTCACTCGGGACCAGCTGGGTCATTTAACAAGCCAGCCATCCGGATATCTAGCTATGCACATAGAGCTTCCCCCAGCTCAGATGAAGACAAGCCTGAGGTCCCTCCCAGGGTTCCTATACCTCCTCGGCCGGCAAAGCCAGACTACAGAAGGTGGTCTGCAGAAGTGACCTCCAACACATACAGTGATGAAGACAGGCCTCCCAAAGTCCCCCCAAGAGAACCTTTGTCACGGAGTAACTCCCGTACCCCAAGTCCTAAAAGCCTTCCGTCTTACCTCAATGGGGTCATGCCCCCCACACAGAGCTTTGCCCCTGACCCCAAGTATGTCAGCAGCAAAGCTCTGCAAAGACAGAGCAGCGAAGGGTCTGCCAACAAGGTTCCCTGCATCCTGCCCATTATTGAAAATGGGAAGAAGGTTAGTTCAACACATTATTACCTACTACCTGAGAGACCGCCGTACCTAGACAAGTATGAGAAGTATTTTAGGGAAGCGGAAGAAACAGACCCAAGCACCCAAATTCAGCCattgcctgctgcctgtggtaTGGCTTCTGCCACAGAAAAGCTGGCCTCCCGGATGAAAACAGACATGGGCAGTCACGGAAAGCGCAAACACTTATCCTACGTGGTTTCTCCGTAA